One window of Tenacibaculum maritimum NCIMB 2154 genomic DNA carries:
- a CDS encoding DUF1853 family protein, whose product MPQKSKELQYQYEGFLQTPFLWQGKGVFGITQYETPNINTHKFTTQIPKKPRLGKLVERFVSFELQQQKTIDILIENVQIQQEKRTLGELDCLLLKNQLPIHLEIIYKFYLYDATVGNTEMEHWISPNRKDSLIQKLTKLKEKQLPLLYHPQTAPLLKKLQLKASHIQQQVYFKAQLFTPLNNTPTLQNINNKCLSGFYINIDALQQFSNSKFYIPSKHNWLTSPHTQVKWLSFNEYTLQINHYLQEKKAPLCWLKKANGQLLKFFVVWW is encoded by the coding sequence ATGCCCCAAAAATCAAAAGAATTACAATATCAATATGAAGGATTTTTACAAACACCTTTTCTATGGCAAGGAAAAGGAGTTTTTGGTATAACTCAATACGAGACGCCCAACATAAACACCCATAAATTTACTACTCAAATTCCTAAAAAACCACGTTTAGGAAAATTGGTTGAACGTTTCGTTTCTTTTGAACTCCAGCAACAAAAAACAATTGATATCTTAATTGAAAATGTCCAAATTCAACAAGAAAAAAGAACGCTTGGTGAATTGGATTGCCTACTCTTAAAAAATCAGCTTCCTATTCATTTAGAAATCATTTATAAATTCTACTTATATGATGCAACGGTAGGAAACACAGAAATGGAGCATTGGATAAGCCCCAATAGAAAAGATTCACTCATTCAAAAATTAACCAAACTAAAAGAAAAGCAACTCCCACTACTCTACCACCCACAAACAGCACCACTCTTAAAAAAACTCCAACTTAAAGCAAGCCATATACAGCAACAAGTATATTTTAAGGCACAACTATTTACTCCTCTAAATAATACTCCTACACTTCAAAACATCAATAACAAATGCCTTTCAGGGTTTTATATAAATATTGATGCACTCCAACAATTTTCTAATAGCAAGTTTTACATTCCTAGCAAACACAACTGGCTAACATCACCTCATACACAAGTAAAATGGCTTTCTTTTAATGAATATACCCTTCAGATTAACCACTACTTACAAGAAAAAAAAGCGCCATTATGTTGGCTAAAAAAAGCAAATGGGCAATTATTAAAATTCTTTGTCGTTTGGTGGTAA
- a CDS encoding OmpH family outer membrane protein — MYLKISLILFLFINITVFSQTKLGTVNSDFIIGKMPQMKHILKRVEKYAKQLDSSFQIKGKEYQTKVEAYKAGLKTMSTADKKAKSTEIITLENNLTKFKQNGAKMLQLQREQSMRPLYQKLSETIAEVAKANGYTQILTTNGNEFGYIDERFDITQLVLDKLGIK; from the coding sequence ATGTACTTAAAAATCTCACTTATTCTTTTTCTTTTTATTAATATTACGGTGTTCTCTCAAACAAAATTGGGTACCGTTAACAGCGATTTTATTATTGGTAAGATGCCACAAATGAAACACATATTAAAAAGAGTAGAAAAATACGCCAAGCAGCTCGACTCTTCTTTCCAAATAAAAGGAAAAGAATACCAAACCAAAGTTGAAGCATACAAAGCTGGATTAAAAACGATGAGTACTGCTGATAAAAAAGCAAAGTCAACAGAAATTATCACTTTAGAAAACAATTTAACCAAATTCAAACAGAACGGAGCTAAAATGTTGCAACTCCAAAGAGAACAATCTATGCGCCCATTGTATCAAAAGCTAAGTGAAACCATAGCCGAAGTTGCAAAAGCTAATGGATATACACAAATACTAACCACCAATGGAAACGAATTTGGATATATTGATGAACGTTTTGATATTACACAATTAGTATTAGATAAATTAGGCATCAAATAA
- the miaA gene encoding tRNA (adenosine(37)-N6)-dimethylallyltransferase MiaA — protein MENSKHTLITIVGPTAIGKTALSIQLAQHFNSDIISCDSRQFFKEMTIGTAVPDKDELKAAHHHFIQNISIFDTYSVGHFERAALAKLKTLFLQNTIQIMVGGSGLYVDAALKGLDEFPEVSPEIRVQLSSQLNTEGIISLQNQLKKLDPEAYNTIAINNPHRLIRALEICIGSQQTYSSFKNKPKAPRNFKSIKIGLTADREIIYDRINQRVDIMLENGLLEEAKKLYPYKHLNALQTVGYRELFSYFDGNFTLDTAIAEIKKNTRRFAKRQMTWFRKDTNIIWFDFKDDIRNIIQTIHQKL, from the coding sequence TTGGAAAACTCTAAACATACATTAATTACCATTGTAGGGCCAACAGCAATAGGTAAAACAGCATTGAGCATTCAATTGGCGCAGCATTTTAATAGCGATATCATATCTTGCGATTCTCGCCAATTCTTTAAAGAAATGACAATAGGTACAGCTGTTCCTGATAAAGATGAACTTAAAGCTGCACATCACCATTTTATACAAAATATTAGCATATTTGATACCTACAGTGTTGGTCATTTTGAGAGAGCGGCTTTAGCCAAACTAAAAACCTTATTTTTACAAAATACCATACAAATCATGGTAGGCGGCAGTGGTTTGTATGTAGATGCCGCTTTAAAAGGACTCGATGAGTTTCCTGAAGTTTCTCCTGAAATAAGAGTACAACTCTCTTCTCAATTAAATACTGAAGGAATAATCTCTTTGCAAAACCAACTAAAAAAATTAGACCCAGAAGCATACAATACCATTGCCATAAACAATCCACATAGGCTAATACGTGCTTTAGAAATTTGCATAGGTAGCCAACAAACATATTCAAGCTTTAAAAACAAACCCAAAGCTCCTCGAAATTTTAAATCAATTAAAATTGGATTGACCGCTGATAGAGAAATCATATACGATAGAATTAACCAACGAGTGGATATAATGCTAGAAAACGGGTTGTTAGAGGAAGCTAAAAAACTATACCCTTACAAACACTTAAATGCCTTACAAACGGTTGGGTATCGTGAATTATTTTCTTATTTCGATGGCAACTTCACCTTAGATACTGCTATTGCTGAAATTAAAAAAAATACCCGACGATTTGCTAAACGACAAATGACTTGGTTTAGAAAGGATACCAATATCATCTGGTTTGATTTCAAAGATGATATTAGAAACATCATACAAACCATCCATCAAAAACTATAA
- a CDS encoding ion transporter, whose protein sequence is MNQQQAKNTTWKQKLHEIIYEADTPAGKLFDVVLLLAILASILLVMLESVEAINAEYSKLLNTTEWFITILFTIEYILRIVAIHKPTKYIFSFYGIIDLLSTIPKYLAIFFTGTHSLVALRGLRLLRVFRILKLARFIGASNNFIKALKASRAKIAVFLFFVIILCVILGTVMYLIEGGENGFTSIPRSVYWAVVTLTTVGYGDIAPHTPFGQFIASIIMILGYGIIAVPTGIVTSEMTKVENIHTNTQSCGNCSIEGHHDNADFCYNCGSKLN, encoded by the coding sequence TTGAACCAACAACAAGCTAAAAATACTACTTGGAAACAAAAATTGCACGAAATCATTTACGAAGCAGATACTCCAGCAGGAAAGCTTTTTGATGTAGTCTTACTACTAGCCATTCTTGCTAGTATCTTACTAGTAATGTTAGAAAGTGTTGAAGCTATTAACGCTGAATATTCAAAACTATTAAATACTACTGAATGGTTTATTACCATATTATTTACTATAGAATATATTTTAAGAATTGTTGCTATACATAAGCCTACCAAATATATTTTTAGTTTTTATGGTATTATTGATTTGCTATCTACAATACCTAAATATTTGGCTATCTTTTTTACAGGAACTCATAGTTTAGTAGCTTTAAGAGGATTGCGATTGCTACGTGTATTCAGAATTTTAAAGCTTGCTCGTTTTATTGGTGCATCTAACAATTTTATAAAAGCCTTAAAAGCCAGTAGAGCCAAAATTGCTGTCTTTTTATTTTTTGTAATCATTCTATGCGTTATCTTGGGTACTGTTATGTATTTGATTGAAGGAGGAGAAAATGGTTTTACAAGTATTCCTAGAAGTGTTTATTGGGCAGTGGTAACATTAACCACCGTAGGTTATGGAGATATTGCTCCTCATACGCCATTTGGTCAATTTATTGCTAGCATTATTATGATTTTAGGATATGGTATCATTGCTGTACCTACTGGAATTGTTACTTCTGAAATGACAAAAGTAGAAAACATACACACCAACACACAATCTTGTGGTAATTGCTCGATAGAGGGGCATCATGATAATGCCGATTTTTGTTATAATTGTGGAAGTAAATTAAACTAA
- a CDS encoding exonuclease domain-containing protein, whose protein sequence is MYVILDIETTGGKYNEEGITEIAIYKFDGHTVVDQFISLVNPEREIQEFVVKLTGINSKMLRNAPKFYEIAKRIVEITENCILVAHNASFDYRILRTEFKRLGFEFQRNTLCTVELSKKLIPEAPSHSLGKLSRFLGIPVSDRHRANGDALATVKLFKLLLEKDTEKEILKNAVKYADKRNTKNKLNALLDKAPDVMGVFYLHNAQGNVIFVGRGANIKKEINNVFIKTSKRSKKLQDKVISFTYEETGNELLTRLKYYSELETLNPKYNIRKKRKTMNLTPFNHTNMILVDKGRNVEEHSVILIENNEIIGYGFTNLAHQENKIEILKSILTPIPNKMLAKTIIKNYLQRKKVQKIIRL, encoded by the coding sequence TTGTACGTAATTCTAGATATCGAAACTACCGGAGGTAAATACAATGAAGAAGGCATTACTGAAATTGCTATATACAAATTTGATGGTCATACCGTTGTAGATCAGTTTATTTCTCTGGTAAATCCTGAAAGAGAAATTCAAGAATTTGTTGTTAAATTAACAGGTATAAACAGTAAAATGCTACGGAATGCCCCTAAGTTTTATGAAATTGCAAAACGAATTGTTGAAATTACTGAAAACTGTATTTTAGTAGCTCATAATGCTAGTTTTGACTACCGAATATTAAGAACTGAATTTAAAAGACTCGGATTTGAGTTTCAAAGAAACACACTTTGTACTGTTGAACTCAGTAAAAAGCTAATTCCGGAGGCCCCTTCTCATAGCCTTGGAAAGCTGTCTAGATTTTTAGGCATTCCTGTATCTGATAGGCATAGAGCCAATGGAGATGCACTAGCTACCGTAAAACTATTTAAATTACTCTTAGAAAAAGATACAGAAAAAGAAATATTAAAAAATGCTGTAAAATATGCTGATAAAAGAAACACTAAAAACAAACTTAATGCATTGCTTGACAAAGCCCCTGATGTAATGGGGGTATTTTACCTACACAATGCGCAAGGAAACGTTATTTTTGTAGGAAGAGGAGCTAATATTAAAAAAGAAATCAATAATGTTTTTATAAAAACAAGCAAAAGATCTAAAAAACTTCAAGACAAAGTAATCTCTTTTACCTATGAAGAAACAGGAAATGAGCTCTTAACAAGACTGAAGTATTATAGCGAGTTAGAAACATTAAATCCCAAATATAATATTCGTAAAAAACGAAAAACAATGAATCTAACTCCTTTTAACCACACCAATATGATTTTGGTGGACAAAGGAAGAAATGTAGAAGAACACTCTGTTATTCTAATAGAAAACAATGAAATTATTGGATACGGCTTCACCAATTTAGCCCATCAAGAAAATAAAATAGAAATTTTAAAATCAATCCTAACCCCTATTCCTAATAAAATGCTAGCCAAAACCATTATTAAAAATTACCTTCAAAGAAAAAAAGTACAAAAAATTATCCGCCTCTAA
- a CDS encoding YggS family pyridoxal phosphate-dependent enzyme translates to MEPLNTISKNLHHIKSQLPKEVTLVAVSKTKPIADIQEAYNAGQRIFGENKIQEMVVKYDALPKDIQWHMIGHLQKNKVKYMAHFVDLIHGVDSFKTLKEINKQAEKHHRVIKCLLQARIAQEATKFGLSFNDIATLISSDEILALKNIKIVGFMGMATFTEDTTQIKNEFSSLKTLFDQLKLQHTTLKTLSIGMSGDYKIAIENGSNMVRIGSAIFGHRNYIM, encoded by the coding sequence ATGGAACCTTTAAATACCATCTCAAAAAATTTACATCATATAAAATCTCAGCTACCTAAAGAAGTCACCCTTGTTGCGGTTTCTAAAACCAAACCGATTGCTGATATACAAGAAGCTTATAATGCTGGTCAACGAATTTTTGGAGAAAATAAAATTCAGGAAATGGTTGTAAAATATGATGCCTTACCTAAAGATATTCAATGGCATATGATTGGTCATTTACAAAAGAACAAAGTAAAATACATGGCACACTTTGTTGATTTAATTCATGGAGTAGATAGTTTTAAAACTCTTAAAGAAATTAATAAACAAGCTGAAAAGCATCATAGGGTTATAAAATGTTTATTACAAGCTCGTATTGCTCAAGAAGCAACAAAATTTGGATTATCTTTTAATGATATTGCAACATTGATAAGCTCTGACGAAATTTTAGCCTTAAAAAATATAAAAATTGTAGGCTTTATGGGAATGGCTACTTTTACAGAAGATACTACACAAATAAAAAATGAATTTTCTTCTTTAAAAACTTTATTTGACCAATTAAAATTGCAACATACAACACTAAAAACCCTCTCTATTGGTATGAGTGGAGACTACAAAATAGCTATTGAAAACGGAAGTAATATGGTAAGAATTGGCAGCGCTATTTTTGGTCATAGAAATTATATTATGTAA
- a CDS encoding DUF1015 domain-containing protein: MATVKPFKAVRATRDKVALVSSKSYEIYTPEMLDAKLSFNPYTFLHVINPGYKYHKQDISGEQRFKLVHNRYLEFKEDAIFTQDANASFYIYQKITLTNSFCGIIAATSIEDYYNNTIKKHEGTLRERELLFENYLKNTGFNAEPVLLTYPDDATIDKVIKKYQKNRAEYEFTTTDKESHFLWIINDSADIALITASFQNINTLYIADGHHRSTSSCMLAKNIAENNPNHTGKEAYNFFMSYLLPESQLSIYEFNRFVKDLNGLSVEEFLIELDAFFKIEYKGQELYKPKEKHHFSMYLNGDFYALSLRKSAYQFTDALSKLDAQILYQTVLKPILGIDDIRNASKIVYSQNKSDSLELKTKVDAGHFKVSFGMLPTNISELKEIVDADLLMPPKTTYIEPKLRSALTIYEF, from the coding sequence ATGGCTACTGTTAAACCATTTAAAGCAGTTAGAGCAACTAGAGATAAAGTTGCTCTAGTTTCTTCAAAATCTTATGAAATATATACTCCAGAAATGTTGGATGCAAAACTAAGCTTTAACCCTTACACCTTTTTGCATGTAATTAATCCTGGGTACAAATACCACAAACAAGATATTAGCGGAGAACAACGATTTAAATTGGTGCATAATCGTTATTTAGAATTTAAAGAAGATGCCATTTTTACACAAGATGCCAATGCTTCTTTTTATATTTATCAAAAAATAACACTCACTAACTCCTTCTGTGGAATTATAGCTGCTACTTCTATTGAAGATTACTACAATAATACCATAAAAAAGCATGAAGGAACCCTGAGAGAACGTGAATTATTATTTGAAAACTATTTAAAAAATACAGGCTTTAATGCTGAACCCGTATTACTTACTTATCCTGATGATGCTACTATTGATAAAGTCATAAAAAAGTACCAGAAAAACAGAGCTGAATATGAATTTACTACCACTGATAAAGAATCGCATTTTTTATGGATTATCAACGATTCAGCAGATATTGCGTTAATTACAGCATCTTTCCAAAATATTAATACGCTGTATATTGCTGATGGGCATCATCGTTCTACATCTTCATGTATGCTGGCTAAAAATATAGCAGAAAACAATCCGAATCATACAGGCAAAGAAGCTTATAACTTTTTTATGAGTTATTTACTACCTGAAAGCCAATTAAGCATTTATGAATTCAATCGTTTTGTAAAAGATTTAAACGGATTATCCGTAGAAGAATTTCTAATAGAACTAGATGCCTTCTTCAAAATAGAATACAAAGGGCAAGAACTTTACAAACCTAAAGAAAAACACCATTTTAGCATGTACTTAAATGGCGATTTTTATGCTTTGAGCCTCAGAAAATCAGCGTATCAATTTACAGATGCTTTGAGTAAATTAGATGCACAAATCCTCTATCAAACAGTCTTAAAACCAATTTTAGGCATTGATGATATTAGAAATGCTTCTAAAATTGTATATTCTCAAAACAAATCTGATAGCCTAGAACTAAAAACAAAAGTTGATGCAGGTCATTTTAAAGTTTCTTTTGGAATGCTACCTACCAATATCAGCGAATTAAAAGAAATTGTAGATGCCGATCTTTTAATGCCTCCAAAAACAACTTATATAGAACCTAAATTACGCAGTGCGTTAACCATTTACGAATTTTAA
- a CDS encoding NAD(P)-dependent oxidoreductase, translating to MKILANDGISQSGIDTLEKNGFEVRTTKVAQRQLENYINEHQIDAILVKNSTQIHQELIEACPSIKLIGCAGLHMDNIDAAYAHENGVLVINTPTATSNAVAELVFAHLFGMVRFLHQSNREMPLEGETRFNSLRKEFSKGIELRGKTLGILGLDATGKEVAKIALGIGMNVIATSDNLEKTTITIPFYNGQSVMINIDIKPAEELFQHADFITILKYSSEYIIKEEEFRKMKDGVGIINTAQGGALDEVALVNAIETGKVRYAALDVFENEPTPEIQLLMNPEISMTPHIGSATMEAENRMGTELAQQIVKLLSE from the coding sequence ATGAAAATATTAGCAAACGACGGAATTTCTCAAAGCGGGATTGATACTTTAGAAAAAAATGGATTTGAAGTACGTACCACTAAAGTTGCGCAAAGACAATTAGAAAACTATATCAACGAGCATCAAATTGACGCCATTCTTGTAAAAAACAGCACCCAAATACACCAAGAATTAATAGAGGCTTGTCCAAGTATTAAATTGATTGGTTGCGCAGGATTGCATATGGATAATATTGATGCTGCATATGCTCATGAAAATGGAGTTCTCGTTATCAATACTCCTACTGCTACTTCAAATGCTGTAGCAGAATTGGTATTTGCACACTTATTTGGAATGGTGCGTTTCTTACATCAATCCAATAGAGAAATGCCTTTAGAAGGTGAAACACGTTTTAACTCTCTAAGAAAAGAGTTTTCTAAAGGAATCGAATTACGAGGAAAAACACTAGGAATACTTGGGCTTGATGCTACTGGTAAAGAAGTTGCTAAAATAGCACTAGGCATTGGAATGAATGTAATTGCAACAAGCGATAACTTAGAAAAAACAACTATAACCATTCCTTTTTACAATGGGCAATCTGTGATGATTAACATTGATATAAAACCAGCGGAAGAACTTTTTCAACATGCTGATTTTATTACCATACTCAAATATTCTTCCGAATACATTATCAAAGAAGAGGAATTCCGTAAAATGAAAGACGGCGTAGGTATTATTAATACAGCTCAAGGAGGCGCTTTAGATGAAGTTGCTCTTGTAAATGCAATAGAAACCGGTAAAGTAAGGTATGCTGCTTTAGATGTTTTTGAAAATGAACCTACTCCTGAAATACAGTTACTAATGAATCCTGAAATTTCAATGACTCCTCATATTGGTAGCGCTACTATGGAAGCTGAAAATAGAATGGGAACCGAATTAGCTCAACAAATTGTAAAATTACTTTCTGAATAG
- the serC gene encoding 3-phosphoserine/phosphohydroxythreonine transaminase — MKKHNFSAGPCILPQEVLQKASEAVLNFNQDNLSLIEISHRSKPFVAVMENARSLVLDLLGLKNKGYKALFLQGGASSQFLMTAYNLLNKKAAYLNTGTWSSKAIKEATLFGELVEVASSKNNNFNYIPKGYHIPSDADYFHCTSNNTIYGTQMKSFPETPIPTVCDMSSDIFSRQLDFSKFDLIYAGAQKNMGPAGTTLVVIKEDILGKVEREIPSILNYQIHLNKDSMFNTPPVFSVYVSMLTLEWLSNLGGIPFIENVNNQKASLLYNEIDRNPLFEGLSVKEDRSNMNATFILKNSALKNTFDALWLDAGINGLHGHRSVGGYRASMYNALPLYSVQALVDVMQELERKA; from the coding sequence ATGAAAAAACATAATTTTAGCGCTGGTCCATGCATCTTACCTCAAGAAGTTCTTCAAAAAGCTTCAGAAGCTGTATTAAATTTTAATCAAGACAACCTTTCTTTAATTGAAATTTCCCACAGAAGTAAACCTTTTGTTGCTGTTATGGAAAATGCTAGAAGTTTAGTTTTGGATTTATTAGGATTAAAAAACAAAGGATACAAAGCGTTATTTTTACAGGGAGGTGCTAGCTCTCAATTTTTAATGACTGCCTATAACCTACTAAATAAAAAAGCGGCTTACCTTAATACTGGAACATGGAGCTCTAAAGCTATTAAAGAAGCTACGCTTTTTGGTGAATTAGTAGAGGTCGCTTCTTCTAAAAACAATAACTTCAATTATATTCCTAAAGGATATCATATTCCTAGTGATGCTGATTATTTTCACTGCACTAGCAATAATACCATTTATGGAACGCAAATGAAAAGTTTTCCTGAAACCCCCATCCCAACTGTATGCGACATGAGTTCAGATATTTTTTCTCGTCAATTAGATTTTTCTAAATTCGACTTAATATATGCTGGGGCGCAAAAAAATATGGGGCCAGCAGGTACTACCTTGGTCGTTATTAAAGAAGATATTTTAGGGAAAGTTGAGCGTGAAATACCTTCAATACTTAACTACCAAATACATCTAAATAAAGATAGCATGTTCAACACTCCTCCTGTATTTTCTGTATATGTTTCAATGCTTACCCTTGAATGGTTAAGTAACTTAGGAGGTATTCCGTTTATTGAAAACGTAAACAATCAAAAAGCCTCTTTACTATACAATGAAATTGACAGAAATCCTTTATTTGAAGGACTTTCAGTTAAAGAAGACAGAAGTAATATGAATGCAACATTTATACTCAAAAACAGTGCTTTAAAAAATACTTTTGATGCCTTGTGGCTAGATGCTGGAATTAATGGACTCCATGGGCACAGAAGCGTTGGTGGGTATAGAGCCAGTATGTATAATGCACTGCCTCTCTATAGTGTGCAAGCATTAGTGGATGTAATGCAAGAATTAGAAAGAAAAGCTTAA
- a CDS encoding acyl-CoA reductase: MGIIQQRISAFTKLGAFLSQFSQNKIVKKENIEFNDLFFDGFKHQIKIAQEHNSWFTKDNILFSIENWSKALNEKDLTTWVSTETLGKNPSKKIAIIMAGNIPLVGFHDFLAVLISGHNVVVKQSSNDEHLLPFLAKYLEYVAPSLKGNILFTKDKLTNFDAVIATGSNNTARYFEYYFRDKPSIIRKNRNSCAIITGNETAEDFKNLSEDIFRYFGLGCRNVSKLFIPKGYNFDPFFKGMFHQQEIINNAKYANNYDYNKAVYLISEFDILENGFLMIKEDQSYSSPIASIFYEYYDNIDSLKIKLYEEREKIQCVVANNFIENEIPFGQTQHPKLSDYADGVNTLKFLSEL; this comes from the coding sequence ATGGGTATAATCCAACAACGTATCAGCGCCTTTACTAAACTGGGTGCCTTTTTGAGTCAGTTTTCACAAAATAAAATTGTTAAAAAAGAAAATATTGAATTTAACGACTTGTTTTTTGATGGTTTTAAACACCAAATTAAAATAGCACAAGAGCATAATTCATGGTTTACAAAAGATAATATTTTATTCTCTATAGAAAATTGGTCTAAAGCTTTGAATGAAAAGGATCTTACGACATGGGTTTCTACCGAAACTCTTGGTAAGAACCCCTCTAAAAAAATAGCCATTATTATGGCAGGAAATATTCCTTTAGTTGGATTTCACGATTTTTTAGCTGTATTAATTTCAGGGCATAACGTTGTCGTAAAGCAATCATCTAATGATGAACATTTGCTTCCTTTTTTAGCTAAGTATTTAGAGTATGTAGCACCATCCTTAAAAGGAAATATTCTATTTACTAAAGATAAATTAACAAATTTTGACGCTGTTATTGCTACTGGTAGTAATAATACTGCTCGCTATTTTGAATATTATTTTAGAGACAAACCTAGTATCATTCGAAAAAACAGAAATTCTTGTGCTATCATTACAGGAAATGAGACCGCAGAAGATTTTAAAAACTTAAGTGAAGATATCTTTCGTTATTTTGGATTAGGGTGTAGAAATGTTTCTAAACTGTTCATTCCTAAAGGTTATAATTTCGATCCCTTTTTCAAAGGAATGTTCCATCAACAAGAAATCATCAATAATGCAAAATATGCTAATAATTACGACTATAACAAGGCGGTGTATTTAATTAGTGAGTTTGATATTTTAGAAAACGGTTTTTTAATGATTAAAGAAGATCAAAGCTACTCCTCTCCTATTGCCTCTATTTTTTATGAATATTACGATAATATTGACAGTTTAAAAATTAAACTGTATGAAGAAAGAGAAAAAATACAATGCGTTGTAGCAAATAACTTTATAGAAAATGAAATTCCTTTCGGGCAAACTCAACACCCTAAATTGTCAGATTATGCTGACGGGGTAAATACTTTAAAATTCCTTTCGGAACTATAA
- a CDS encoding 4Fe-4S dicluster domain-containing protein, which produces MAIIITDECINCGACEPECPNTAIYEGADDWKYADGTDLSGDIVLPNGNAMNADEDQEPLSDEIYYIVPDKCTECKGFHEEPQCAAVCPVDCCVPDDEHVETEEALLEKQNFMHNE; this is translated from the coding sequence ATGGCAATTATTATAACAGATGAATGTATAAATTGTGGGGCTTGTGAACCTGAATGCCCTAACACGGCCATTTATGAAGGCGCTGATGATTGGAAATATGCTGATGGAACAGATTTAAGTGGTGATATTGTATTGCCGAATGGTAATGCAATGAATGCAGACGAAGATCAAGAGCCTCTTTCTGATGAAATTTATTATATCGTACCAGATAAGTGCACGGAATGCAAAGGTTTTCATGAAGAGCCGCAATGTGCAGCAGTTTGTCCTGTAGATTGTTGTGTGCCTGATGATGAACATGTGGAAACAGAAGAAGCATTGCTAGAAAAGCAAAATTTTATGCATAACGAATAA